In one Ananas comosus cultivar F153 linkage group 12, ASM154086v1, whole genome shotgun sequence genomic region, the following are encoded:
- the LOC109718420 gene encoding protein TRAUCO, whose amino-acid sequence MHPAHDELQQKPKKKSNNVWTKSTSRPEPQSNGHAYPAGADDPPPPSDDDADDPDDDDDDDDSAPARKKQKPLSAFASAAAAAAPPLPAPPSASASASKKPKKKSNNVWTKSTSRKGKKKSKPSPHAPAPEDTVLMTPMPRGFPDRSDDSPDARICLSRIYKAEKVELSDDRLAAGSTKGYRMVRATRGVMDGAWFFEIRIVRLGETGHTRLGWTTDKGDLQAPVGYDGHSYGYRDIDGTKIHKALRDKYGEEAYTEGDVIGCYISLPDGEAYAPKPPHLIWYKGQRYVYSADGKDEPPKVVPGSEISFFKNGICQGVAFTDLFGGRYYPAASMYTLPNQPNCEVRFNFGPDFEFFPQDFGGRPTPRPMIEVPYHGYDCKIDGPAENGVAEKTS is encoded by the exons ATGCACCCGGCCCACGATGAGTTGCAGCAG aagccgaagaagaagagcaaCAACGTGTGGACCAAGTCCACCTCCCGNCCCGAACCCCAATCCAACGGCCACGCCTACCCAGCCGGCGCCGACGATCCTCCCCCGCCGTCCGATGACGACGCCGACGAccccgacgacgacgacgacgacgacgactccgCCCCGGCGAGGAAGAAGCAGAAGCCCCtctccgccttcgcctccgccgccgccgccgcagcccctCCTCTCCCCGCTcctccctccgcctccgcctcggcctcgaagaagccgaagaagaagagcaaCAACGTGTGGACCAAGTCCACCTCCCGCAAGGGCAAGAAGAAGTCCAAGCCCTCCCCCCACGCCCCCGCCCCGGAGGACACCGTCCTCATGACCCCGATGCCCCGCGGCTTCCCTGACCGCTCCGACGACTCCCCCGACGCCCGCATCTGCCTCTCCCGCATCTACAAGGCCGAGAAGGTCGAGCTCAGCGACGACCGCCTCGCCGCGGGGAGCACCAAAGGCTACCGCATGgtccgcgccacccgcggcgtGATGGACGGCGCCTGGTTCTTCGAGATCAGGATCGTGCGGCTCGGGGAGACGGGCCACACCAGGCTTGGGTGGACCACCGACAAGGGCGATCTACAGGCGCCCGTCGGGTACGACGGCCATAGCTACGGCTACAGAGATATCGATGGGACTAAGATTCACAAGGCCTTGAGGGACAAGTATGGGGAGGAGGCCTACACAGagggggatgtgattgggtgtTATATTAGCCTCCCCGATGGGGAGGCGTATGCGCCGAAGCCGCCGCACCTGATTTGGTACAAAGGGCAGAGGTACGTCTACTCGGCCGACGGCAAGGATGAACCGCCCAAGGTAGTGCCTG GGAGTGAGATATCTTTCTTCAAGAACGGGATATGCCAAGGTGTCGCCTTCACGGACCTTTTCGGTGGACGATACTATCCCGCGGCGTCCATGTACACACTTCCTAACCAGCCCAACTGCGAGGTTCGGTTCAACTTCGGGCCTGATTTCGAGTTTTTTCCGCAAGATTTTGGTGGCCGTCCGACCCCCCGACCGATGATCGAGGTTCCTTATCACGGCTATGATTGTAAGATTGATGGGCCTGCTGAAAATGGCGTTGCAGAGAAAACTAGTTAA